From one Candidatus Nanopelagicales bacterium genomic stretch:
- a CDS encoding DUF3046 domain-containing protein, which translates to MRLTEFWRRMDEVFGPSYAPSWAADVALAELDGCTVQEALAHGVAAKKVWRAVCAQVEVPPHLT; encoded by the coding sequence ATGCGGCTGACGGAGTTCTGGCGCCGGATGGACGAAGTCTTCGGCCCCTCCTACGCGCCATCCTGGGCGGCCGACGTCGCCTTGGCGGAGCTCGATGGCTGCACGGTGCAAGAGGCACTGGCTCACGGAGTCGCCGCGAAGAAGGTGTGGCGGGCGGTGTGTGCCCAGGTGGAAGTACCTCCCCACCTGACGTAG